One window of Trinickia caryophylli genomic DNA carries:
- a CDS encoding DUF2784 domain-containing protein, which produces MSVTTLADIVLLVHACVVLFIVGGFVAILIGHRFGWPWVRSPVFRFAHLCAIGIVALLALFDVPCPLTWFEGWLRQDRTMPQGWVAYWVARLLYYDLPTWVFTAAYVAFALAVLVAWRFVPPRTRR; this is translated from the coding sequence ATGTCCGTCACGACCTTGGCCGATATCGTCCTGCTCGTCCATGCATGCGTGGTGCTCTTCATCGTCGGCGGCTTCGTCGCGATTCTGATCGGGCACCGGTTTGGCTGGCCGTGGGTGCGTTCGCCCGTTTTTCGCTTCGCCCATCTTTGCGCGATCGGCATCGTCGCTCTGCTCGCGCTTTTCGACGTGCCATGCCCGCTCACCTGGTTCGAAGGCTGGCTCAGGCAGGATCGGACGATGCCGCAAGGATGGGTCGCCTATTGGGTTGCGCGCCTGCTTTATTACGATCTGCCGACATGGGTCTTCACGGCCGCCTATGTGGCGTTCGCACTCGCCGTGCTCGTGGCCTGGCGCTTTGTTCCGCCGCGCACACGCCGTTGA
- a CDS encoding tetratricopeptide repeat protein, whose product MASAWAFVEVPGQAAHGPACSPVFAERGAPAPRLDADCGLPAASARELVQALEAGLRGAGLDSNRRAAFAHAANSIMAAVAASADPQAMHRLAPLLVALATRARASPGLDFVALARRWGERYWRLRHDTSVTRTSDPRELEVDHAIASLDFDTAARLLAGQIAEPGQDPPLLAARRHTAATVEWLRFAPDRALVYAKGAYAAQPANIEAAATYADMLDEESAYEQAQPVYEALLSRYQRLAHDNPARWRAAIARTSARLGRLYAALQLPQDAEMAYLRALAHFWALARTDPPTYAPAVATTFESLALLYRDAQRPGDAIDLYREALNLERALAQRDPRAYEASVAATLNDLGVLYEAVRLNDDAKRAYEEALGIQRRLVSGSPALYRPVLARTLGNLGNVYSAAGDRAAAYGAYSEALSLRRQLAAESFMLNGADLARTLANFGALERAQAHPERAQRAYREALGIFRRLARREPAAYRADEARTLNNLGVLLSRTHRARGAETAYREAIARYEVLARADPAAHGQDYARVLGNLSRLYRETGRAREADAVARRAAQLLAAGQVR is encoded by the coding sequence ATGGCATCCGCGTGGGCCTTCGTCGAGGTGCCCGGACAGGCCGCGCACGGGCCTGCCTGCTCGCCCGTATTTGCCGAGCGTGGGGCGCCGGCACCGCGGCTCGATGCCGATTGCGGACTGCCCGCTGCATCCGCGCGCGAGCTCGTGCAGGCGCTCGAGGCCGGACTGCGCGGCGCGGGGCTCGACAGCAATCGCCGCGCCGCATTCGCGCATGCCGCCAATTCGATCATGGCCGCCGTGGCGGCGAGCGCCGATCCGCAGGCCATGCACCGCCTCGCGCCCTTGCTCGTTGCGTTGGCCACCCGCGCGCGCGCAAGCCCGGGCCTCGATTTCGTGGCGCTCGCTCGCCGCTGGGGCGAGCGTTATTGGCGCTTGCGCCACGACACGTCGGTGACGCGTACGTCCGATCCCCGCGAACTCGAAGTCGACCACGCGATCGCCTCGCTCGATTTCGATACCGCCGCGCGCCTGCTGGCCGGGCAAATCGCCGAACCGGGCCAGGATCCGCCGCTTCTGGCGGCGCGCCGGCACACGGCCGCAACCGTGGAATGGCTGCGCTTCGCGCCCGATCGCGCGCTGGTTTATGCGAAGGGCGCCTACGCGGCTCAGCCCGCCAACATCGAGGCGGCTGCCACCTATGCGGACATGCTCGATGAAGAGAGCGCATACGAGCAGGCCCAGCCGGTCTACGAAGCGCTGCTTTCGCGGTATCAACGGTTGGCGCATGACAATCCTGCTCGCTGGCGCGCGGCGATCGCCCGTACCTCGGCCCGGCTCGGACGGCTGTATGCCGCGCTGCAATTGCCGCAGGATGCGGAAATGGCCTATTTGCGCGCGCTCGCGCATTTCTGGGCGCTGGCGCGCACCGATCCGCCCACCTACGCCCCGGCTGTCGCCACGACGTTCGAAAGCCTCGCGCTGCTCTATCGCGACGCGCAGCGGCCGGGCGATGCCATCGATCTCTATCGGGAGGCGCTCAATCTCGAACGTGCGCTCGCGCAACGGGACCCGAGGGCTTACGAAGCGTCCGTCGCGGCGACGCTGAACGATCTCGGCGTACTGTACGAGGCCGTGCGGCTCAACGACGATGCGAAGCGCGCCTACGAGGAAGCGCTCGGCATCCAGCGCCGGCTCGTGAGCGGTTCGCCGGCGCTATACCGGCCCGTGCTCGCACGCACGCTCGGCAACCTCGGCAACGTCTATTCGGCGGCGGGCGATCGCGCGGCCGCCTACGGCGCCTATTCCGAAGCGCTCTCGCTGCGCCGGCAACTGGCTGCGGAGAGTTTTATGCTCAACGGTGCCGATCTTGCGCGCACGCTGGCGAACTTCGGCGCGCTCGAGCGTGCGCAAGCGCACCCCGAGCGCGCACAACGCGCATACCGCGAAGCACTCGGTATCTTTCGGCGTCTCGCACGGCGAGAGCCGGCGGCTTACCGGGCCGACGAGGCCCGCACGCTCAACAATCTGGGCGTGCTGCTGAGCCGGACGCACCGCGCGCGGGGGGCGGAAACAGCCTACCGCGAGGCCATCGCGCGCTACGAGGTGTTGGCGCGTGCGGACCCGGCCGCGCACGGCCAGGACTACGCCCGCGTGCTCGGCAACCTCTCGCGGCTCTACAGGGAGACCGGGCGGGCGCGCGAGGCTGACGCTGTCGCGCGCAGAGCCGCGCAACTGCTCGCGGCGGGGCAGGTGCGATAG
- a CDS encoding DMT family transporter yields MASIRAAFAAYGATALFVLLWSSGAIFAELGVQHASAAAFLLLRFALASLVLAVVGAARGRWLPARGTRLQVAGAGALLTGGYSICYFLALERGLTPGIAAVILGAQPILTLLATERRFSVQRIAGLIVALAGLAAIVLFDDRTLHSTADGMTFALLALVCMTVGAIAQKRIKQGPVDVLPLQNFVGFALCALFAPFEPWAVAFDMPFLVSLFWLAIVISIAAQLLFFVLVRRGNLVNVTSLFYLVPVVTALMDYVFLGNALRPKDVAGMAAILLGLALVSMVGPQARGRGEMGVDRPRA; encoded by the coding sequence ATGGCTTCCATCAGAGCCGCTTTCGCGGCATATGGTGCAACGGCGCTGTTCGTGCTCCTTTGGAGCAGCGGCGCCATTTTCGCGGAACTGGGCGTGCAGCATGCGAGCGCCGCGGCTTTTCTGCTGCTGCGTTTTGCGCTCGCGTCGCTCGTGCTTGCCGTCGTCGGCGCGGCGCGCGGGCGATGGCTGCCGGCGCGCGGCACCCGCCTGCAGGTGGCGGGCGCGGGGGCGCTGCTCACGGGCGGCTACTCGATCTGCTATTTCCTGGCGCTCGAGCGCGGGTTGACGCCCGGCATTGCCGCCGTGATTCTCGGGGCACAGCCGATTCTGACGTTGCTCGCGACCGAGCGGCGCTTTTCGGTACAACGCATCGCCGGGCTCATCGTCGCGCTGGCGGGATTGGCGGCGATCGTGCTCTTCGACGATCGCACGTTGCATTCGACAGCCGACGGCATGACCTTCGCGCTGCTCGCGCTCGTGTGCATGACCGTGGGCGCGATCGCGCAAAAGCGCATCAAGCAGGGGCCGGTCGATGTGCTGCCGCTGCAGAACTTCGTCGGTTTCGCGCTTTGCGCGCTCTTCGCGCCGTTCGAGCCGTGGGCGGTGGCGTTCGACATGCCGTTCCTCGTTTCGCTCTTCTGGCTTGCCATCGTGATCTCGATTGCCGCGCAACTGCTGTTTTTCGTGCTCGTGCGACGCGGCAATCTCGTCAACGTGACGAGCCTCTTTTACCTCGTGCCGGTGGTCACGGCGCTGATGGACTACGTCTTCCTCGGCAATGCTTTGCGGCCGAAGGACGTGGCCGGCATGGCGGCGATCCTGCTCGGGCTCGCGCTCGTGTCGATGGTCGGTCCGCAAGCGCGCGGCAGAGGTGAGATGGGCGTGGACAGACCGCGTGCGTAA